The Podospora bellae-mahoneyi strain CBS 112042 chromosome 7, whole genome shotgun sequence genomic sequence GATCCCCGAGGTGTTTTATGAGACATACTGGGACACCCGGCCGTTCAACAACAAGGCGCTCTGGCCAGCGGATGGGTCGCAGCCGTTTGTGTGGTCGTTTGGTGACAAGACTGGGTATGGCAACCACGGGGATTACATCtttgggtggaagggggatgcGCTGCAGCGGGCGATGGATGCGAACTGCAATAGTGATTTGATTCAGGACAGGCTGAACTGTCCGACACTGAAGAGCCAGAGTATTGTCAATGCGAACAAGTGCTCGATTCagaggaaggtgaaggaggatttggatgggtggttggaggagttgcccgggggtgggatggagtAGATAGTAGATAGTAGATCAAGAAAGAACGAAGTTGAGGCTGAAAGTCTAAGTCCAAGTCCACGTGGGATGGGTTGAGCCGAGCACCTTGAAGgtcaccctccccctaccCCCTGAATTGCATGTGGCCACACTTTTGACGACCATGTCATGCAGTCAGCTTCCCCGATGGCCACAAGACGGCGGGAATGAGCAGAGATGACGCAGTCAGCAGTTAGCCGAAGGCAATGCTTTGTACTTTGTCTTTTTCACCTGTGATTTGTATCTCGGGATAAGCCATCCTGCAGGTTACAGCATGATCCTTTCTCTCTATCTGAAAAAGCCCAGTTCACAGCTGAAAGCTGCAAGTGGAGCGGGGTCTTAGTGAAACGTAATGACCACATTGGCACACCCCACGGGGGAGCTTGCcaatggcggggttgtgCTTGGGAGCTGCCTCACTGTTGCTCCAAGGAGGCAGCTCGCTATTATTTTGTGAGATATTTTAAGAGGTCAACacagctgttgttggaggcCTTATCAAGACCCGATTCTTGGCCTTTTGCTTTGCCTCTTGGCGGCTTCTCACTCACTTCAGCTGCTCTGCTTCTTGGGTACCTCACTGGAAAAAACATTTGCAAAACTTGTCTCTTGGGAACGAACCTAACCTGTTTGTTTTTCGCCCCCTTTTACTTACACACTTGCTTTCTATCGGCTGTTTGCTTGAGCTCTTTACAGAGTGACACAATATGGCGGCAGCATACGAACATCTTCCCGATGGTGCACACcaagccggtggtggtgtctctGGCCGCGTGCACCGAGTGAGAGATCTCAAGCCTCATGTCCTTGATCATCTCAGAAAGGTCTACAGTGCCCACGGCAAGGACAGCTGGACCCCCGAACAGACGGCTGTTTTCCTGAAGACGGTTCAACACGATACACCCTCGGAACTTGCCCTGGAACTGGCTGACGATAAGGACTGGGAGTTGGTCACTTTTCTCAAGTACATGACTTCAGAAGTGACCAGTGCCGTTGCACCCCCTGAGGAAGTCGACCTTTCTTGGCCCCTGTCTGCCTACTTCATCAGCTCCAGCCACAACACCTACTTGACCGGAAACCAGCTGTCGAGTGACTCCAGCGCCGATGCGTACAGGAATGTTTTGAAGAGAGGTTGCAGATGCATCGAGGTGGATGTCTGGGATGGAGATGAGCCGGATTCCGACAGCGATACCAGCATCAGTAGCAGTGACGAGGAATGGGTCACgtccaagtccaagaagagacTGAGCTCGGTCAAGGACAAGCTTCCTAGCTCCCTGACGAGCAAGTTGGAAAAGACGTCTTTGGGTAAGAAATTGGACAAACATATCAGTACTgcttccaccatcaccaccccccgatccagcaccatcaccaaaactgCCACCAAATCGCCCACTCccacatcacctccctctgcaAAGGACAAaaacaaggaaaagaagactGCAAACTCATCATCAAAAATAGGTTCCAACACAGACTCAGGCGCGCCCCTGACCAggtcaacctcgacctcttcCGGCCCAGCAGGCCCGACCATCCACCgcgccccctccctcaaggAACCTCGTGTTTACCACGGCTACACCCTCACCAAAGAAGTCTCCTTCCGCGAAGTCTGCCTCGCAATCCGCGAAACAGCCTTCGAAACAACCGACTCCCCCCTCATCGTCTCCCTTGAGGTCCACTGCAGCCCCGAACAGCAACTCACCATGGTAGCCATCATGACCGAAACCTGGggcgacctcctcctccccgaaCCAAAAGAAGACGCCACATgcctccccgcccccggCGACTTGAAGGGTAAAATCCTTGTCAAGGTCAAatacacccctcccccatccgcctcctccacctccccctccggcaGCGACACCCCCCCCGAAAACatcgacccctccaccaccaaaccaaaaaaacccTCCAAGATCATCCACGCCCTCTCAAAACTGGGCATCTACACCCGCGGCGTCTCCTTCAAATCCCTAACCCAACCGGAAGCCTCAATGCCGACCcacatcttctccctctccgaGTCCGGCGTCTCCGAAGTCCACGCCAAATCAGCCCAGGATCTGTTTGAGCACAACCGCCGCTACCTCATGCGGGCTTACCCCTCAGGGCTAAGAATCCGATCGTCAAACCTCGACCCGGCAGTCTTTTGGCGCAAAGGGATCCAAGTCGTCGCACTAAACTGGCAAAACTGGGACGAAGGCATGATGCTAAACGAGGGGATGTTTGCAGGCACAAACGGCTATGTTCTCAAGCCAGAAGGTTACCGCCCccacaaacccctccccccaaccccttcctccgcCGGTACCGCCCCCCAAGCAAACGCGGTGACGCACTACACAATGGACCTCGCCATCGCCGTCCTCGCGGCGCAGGacatacccctccccctgggCGACACCAAACCCTCGGGCTTCCGCCCTTACCTCAAGGTCGAGATCCACGTCGAGGAGCCCGGCGAGCGGCACGGCACAACCGCCGCCGCTTCTTCCTCGATCCCCGACGAcggcaaggaaaaggagggggagtacAAGGCAAAGACCAAGTCCCTCAAGGGCACCGTCGACCCTGACTGGAAAGGGCAAGAACTGGTCTTCAAGGGCATCCCCGGCGTGGTGCCAGAGCTGAGCTTTGTCAGGTTCTTGGTTAGGGATGACGAGATTGGAAAGGACAGCTTGGCCGCGTGGGCGTGCGTGAGGTTGGAtaggttgagggaggggtatAGGTTTGTGCATCtgatggatgggaggggagtcGAGACGGAGGGCGTGGTTCTGAtcaaggtggagaggaggctgtactaggtaggtagggtagcagggtggtgatgatgtgaatGTGCCTTTCTTTTGGAAATAGTCATGCTATGTAACTTGGCTATCAAGATGTCGTTTTTTCGCTGGGGTTCTTGATGGTGGTCTTGTGGTGCAACGGGAGGCTCAGCTCCAGTGGTGTGAACTCCACCATTCCACGTCATCGTAGCAAGCAGAAACCGAAATCATGTTCAAGTCATAACAAGTGCAAGCTAATCCTGCACTTCTTGCCAGAAGCATACAAGTAACTTTTCGCTAGTGTCTTCTTTTCTCAATCGCTCGTTAATATGATATCAAGCCTCCCATCATGCACACTTGATTCCAGCCATGAACCCAGCCTCTCTGAGATGCCATTGAAGGTCAAAAGCCTGCTGGACCCTTAGGACTTGTTCTCTCGGTACAGGCAGGCAATAGACATCCCCCGTCTTGTATAGAGGCCGCAAACCCTCAAACCCATCGTCCTCAAACCCATCCTCATGATCAGGATATATAGGCTTCGACATCACCTCGAACCCATCCTTAGACCTAGACGTGTCTTCCTCGTAATGCTCCAGATTCATCATTTCCAGAATGTCTTCGTCAGCCAGGTTAATGACGGCGTCACTGGGCATAGAGCTGCCCTCCGGTAACCAGTGAAGCCGAAGCTTGACGAAAACGATGGCGGGATTCCGTGGACAGCGGGCAGTCTCACCAAGACACTCCAGCGCGAAACGATGGGTTTTCCACAGCGTCTGCATGTCTCGGGGCAGATCAAACAGGTTCCAGTCTTCGTGCAGGTGGAAGAACTCCCAATTCATCGTACTGGTGTTGAAATTGAGTTGAGCGTATTCTCTCAAAAGGCTATACCTGCCCGCAAACTGAGCGGGGAAAGCAGCcatttggaggaggttaaGGAGCCCGGCCTGGAATTTTGGTGGTTGATCATTGACGAAGTAGCTTGGCGGAATGATGTGTGTTCTCAGTAGATCGCTAGGGGACTCCCGAGTCGGGGGGAGCGCAGGATCGCCATGTGTGGCTTCTAGGTCTGTCTCTCAATCAGTTATTGGCCTATTGTGAGGAGACAAAAAACATACACTTCCTCACCGCAAGAGCGTAAAATTCAAGATATTGCACCACCTGGCTGAACTCGGATTCCTTGCTCACCATGTTTGGGCAAGCTCTGATTCTATCCACATATTGGTGCAGGACACCGAGGTCTGTGTGTATCTAGCAAGCAAACCGCTCTCGGGTGAAAGACCAGTCCCGGAACTTGATGCTTTTTCGCAGCTGGTCTTGAAAGAATCTGGCGGCTCGAATCTTGTCCCGGCGGAGAGCCCGGCAAGTTACCTTGTAACCATAAGGCATGGGCCCAGAGCTTTCCTCATCCCGGTTGTCAAAAAGAGATGGCATGATTGTTGGACAGAACGATGTgggctggtgatggatgttggTTGATGGATGTTGGTTGATGAAAGTTGGTTGATGAAGCTGGTTGATGAAAGTTGGTTGATGAAGCTGGTTGATGAAAGTTGGTTGtacgaagaagaggaggaaaacgcAAATATAGGGAAGACAAGATGAGCAGCCCACGCTGTGTGGCGCCTCCGGCGGCGCCTGCCCAGCACCTTTCCCGGGTATCAGCTCGCCCGAGAGCAAGAAGGACATGGACGAGTTGGACCTGGACCGCCGGCTGTGCACTTGCCTTGCTTGAGAACCAAGCTCCGGTCTCGTTCCTCCGGTCAGGTGATGGTTCGTTCCTCACTGAAACGTCATATCCTCGTGAACATCCACGCCGGGGACAGAATGACTAGCCACACAAAAGGCACCCAACCATACTTTCTCCAGGACGGGccctccatccatcatgcAGGTAGCAGCTCCTCGCCTTCCATATCTCATCGTTGCGCACTTGTCTGAACATAGACAGGCATGGAAGGGGCCAACCAATCTACCCACGGCAACTCTggtccccttcccttccagtCCAGTCGGCGATGACGCGAGCAACGGGAGCAACATCCACTCCGACACCGACTACCTTTGTGGGACCTTCTACCTCGGAGCCGTGCATCGCATGACTACCTCACCCTCACTCCCCAGCAAAAAGCAAGACCTCGCCTCCTCACGACTACCACACGCGCCAGCAACTTCCCCAGCGAAGAATTCTTGCGCTCATGCCCGACGGCCGGCTGGATTACCCGCGGGAATGTGTAGGAACTGCTTTCCGGTTGTCGTCTGGCGGATGGCGTCGTCAGGGTAGGTTTACTTCCTCGTTGCGCGAGCAGAAAGCACACAGGTAAGTGGCAGAGGGACAGGACGGAGGAGCCAGCAAGCGGTGAGcgacttcttcttccctcgagtcaaggtcatcatcagcagcgGGTCTGGTGGAACGAGAACGTCATCCCTCGGTGTTGTTTGGAAGGTGTgcatggagaggagaggagaggagaggagaggagaggagaggagaggagaggagaggagaggagaggagaggagaggagaggagaggagaggagaggagaggagaggagaggagaggagaggaggaggaatttGTGGTTCATTGTCAGGGGAGTTCGTAGGAATCGGTGGGCTTTTGTGCGTCTGGCATCTCGTGATCATGAAGGTCCttgtgaggaggttgtgtgaggaggttgtgtaAGTTTGGTGTATATTGATCGGTTAGGTCTGGTACACAATACGCCGAGATGTTGAAAGTCTTAGCTATAGCCTGGGTGTGAATATTTCTGGCTCATCACGGTAGCAAGCAACCAGCCTCACGACAAAACGCAGCAAACAGAACATCGCCATCAACTACCAttcaaatcatcatcatcatcatcaaataGCACCTCCCTACCGCTCCCCTC encodes the following:
- a CDS encoding hypothetical protein (EggNog:ENOG503NU1A; COG:I); protein product: MAAAYEHLPDGAHQAGGGVSGRVHRVRDLKPHVLDHLRKVYSAHGKDSWTPEQTAVFLKTVQHDTPSELALELADDKDWELVTFLKYMTSEVTSAVAPPEEVDLSWPLSAYFISSSHNTYLTGNQLSSDSSADAYRNVLKRGCRCIEVDVWDGDEPDSDSDTSISSSDEEWVTSKSKKRLSSVKDKLPSSLTSKLEKTSLGSNTDSGAPLTRSTSTSSGPAGPTIHRAPSLKEPRVYHGYTLTKEVSFREVCLAIRETAFETTDSPLIVSLEVHCSPEQQLTMVAIMTETWGDLLLPEPKEDATCLPAPGDLKGKILVKVKYTPPPSASSTSPSGSDTPPENIDPSTTKPKKPSKIIHALSKLGIYTRGVSFKSLTQPEASMPTHIFSLSESGVSEVHAKSAQDLFEHNRRYLMRAYPSGLRIRSSNLDPAVFWRKGIQVVALNWQNWDEGMMLNEGMFAGTNGYVLKPEGYRPHKPLPPTPSSAGTAPQANAVTHYTMDLAIAVLAAQDIPLPLGDTKPSGFRPYLKVEIHVEEPGERHGTTAAASSSIPDDGKEKEGEYKAKTKSLKGTVDPDWKGQELVFKGIPGVVPELSFVRFLVRDDEIGKDSLAAWACVRLDRLREGYRFVHLMDGRGVETEGVVLIKVERRLY